In Papaver somniferum cultivar HN1 unplaced genomic scaffold, ASM357369v1 unplaced-scaffold_80, whole genome shotgun sequence, the following proteins share a genomic window:
- the LOC113344912 gene encoding pentatricopeptide repeat-containing protein At1g59720, chloroplastic/mitochondrial-like yields MAANLDSSMKLNTIERQEQHLASLVQRCPNTRLLNQIHSHLLKCNLPVPSKFFVLNKLLVSALSPLISDIDYARRIFSQMPNPNIFTWNTMIRGCSQMQNPTTEPIVMFQKLIQRGYPNPNSFTYAFVIKSCAVISGYMEGRQIHSHVLKSGFHSSPFVQTALVNLYAKCEEIGLARKMFDEIPDKNLVTWSTIISGYARIGLVNEALSLFREMQFSGVNPDEVTMVSVITACASSGALDLGEWVHKFIEKHVIKADLELNTALVHMYAKCGCIERARKVFEEMPEKDTKAWSSMMVAFAIHGLAEEALQVFTRMLEAKVKPNHVTFIGVLSACAHSGLVSEGQRYWSSMLEYGIEPTMEHYGCMVDLLCRAGLVKEAYKFVEDMPVKQNSIIWRTLLVGCTRKGILDEGDIVAGRLLELEPLNPENYVLLSNLYAATSQWGKVSLVRKKMKENGIRATPGCSSIEIDGFVHEFVVSDTSHPEGNEIREVLRDMADRVRSVGHDPWTSAVLHNVDDEEKESSLCEHSERLAIAYGLLKTKSPTVIRVVKNLRVCADCHEVTKIISKVYRREIIVRDRVRYHRFLDGACSCKDYW; encoded by the coding sequence CCTCGATGAAGTTAAACACAATTGAACGACAAGAACAGCATTTAGCTTCACTGGTTCAAAGATGTCCAAACACTAGACTTTTAAACCAAATACATTCGCACCTCCTAAAATGCAACTTACCCGTTCCTTCCAAATTCTTCGTACTAAACAAACTCCTTGTTTCTGCACTATCACCTCTTATCAGCGATATCGATTACGCTCGAAGAATTTTCTCACAAATGCCAAACCCCAACATCTTTACATGGAATACAATGATCAGGGGGTGTTCACAAATGCAAAATCCAACTACAGAACCGATTGTTATGTTTCAGAAACTGATACAAAGAGGTTATCCGAATCCGAATAGTTTTACTTACGCATTTGTTATCAAATCATGTGCTGTGATTTCTGGGTATATGGAAGGTAGGCAGATTCATTCACATGTTTTGAAATCTGGGTTTCATTCTAGTCCATTTGTTCAGACTGCGTTGGTGAATTTATATGCGAAATGTGAAGAGATTGGTTTAGCAAGGAAGATGTTTGACGAAATTCCTGACAAGAATTTGGTTACATGGAGTACTATAATTAGTGGGTATGCAAGAATTGGATTGGTGAATGAAGCATTGAGTCTGTTTAGAGAAATGCAGTTCTCAGGGGTTAATCCGGATGAGGTTACGATGGTTAGTGTGATTACAGCTTGTGCGAGTTCAGGTGCTTTGGATTTGGGTGAATGGGTTCACAAGTTCATTGAAAAACATGTGATTAAAGCTGATCTTGAACTTAATACCGCACTTGTTCATATGTATGCAAAGTGTGGGTGTATTGAGCGAGCGAGAAAAGTATTTGAAGAGATGCCAGAAAAAGATACTAAAGCGTGGAGTTCGATGATGGTCGCGTTCGCTATTCATGGACTTGCAGAGGAAGCATTGCAGGTGTTTACAAGAATGTTGGAAGCTAAGGTGAAACCTAACCATGTAACTTTTATCGGTGTTTTATCCGCTTGTGCCCATAGCGGACTAGTATCAGAAGGCCAAAGGTACTGGTCAAGCATGCTCGAATATGGGATTGAGCCGACAATGGAGCATTATGGTTGCATGGTTGATCTACTTTGCCGAGCTGGACTTGTAAAAGAGGCATATAAGTTTGTTGAAGACATGCCAGTCAAACAAAATTCAATCATCTGGAGAACACTGTTGGTTGGTTGTACGAGAAAAGGCATTTTGGATGAAGGTGATATCGTGGCCGGGCGACTTCTAGAATTAGAGCCACTGAATCCTGAAAACTACGTGCTCCTCTCGAACTTGTATGCGGCTACTTCTCAATGGGGGAAAGTGAGTCTTGTCAGGAAAAAGATGAAGGAGAATGGGATCCGAGCTACTCCCGGTTGTAGTTCAATAGAAATTGATGGATTTGTTCATGAATTTGTGGTGTCAGACACATCACATCCAGAGGGAAATGAGATAAGGGAAGTATTGAGAGATATGGCTGATCGGGTTCGTTCTGTTGGGCATGATCCATGGACATCTGCGGTTTTACATAATGTGGACGATGAGGAGAAAGAAAGTTCTCTTTGTGAGCATAGTGAGAGATTAGCCATTGCATATGGGCTATTGAAAACAAAATCTCCTACTGTCATTAGAGTTGTTAAAAATTTAAGGGTCTGTGCAGACTGCCACGAAGTTACAAAGATCATCAGCAAAGTCTACAGGAGGGAGATCATCGTTAGAGATAGAGTAAGATACCATAGATTCTTAGACGGGGCCTGTTCTTGCAAAGATTATTGGTAA